From Cervus elaphus chromosome 33, mCerEla1.1, whole genome shotgun sequence, the proteins below share one genomic window:
- the G6PC2 gene encoding glucose-6-phosphatase 2 isoform X2 has product MDFLHRNGVLVIQHLQKDYRAYYNFLNFMSNVGDPRNIFSIYFPLWFQLNQTVGTKMIWVAVIGDWFNLIFKWILFGHRPYWWVQETQIYPNHSSPCLEQFPTTCETGPGSPSGHAMGSSCVWYVMVTAALSHTISQMDKSFITLHRRPGSGGL; this is encoded by the exons ATGGATTTCCTTCATAGGAATGGAGTGCTCGTTATTCAGCATTTGCAGAAGGACTACCGAGCTTACtacaattttctaaattttatgtcCAATGTTGGAGATCCCCGGaatatcttttccatttattttccacTTTGGTTTCAACTTAATCAGACAGTTGGAACTAAGATGATATGGGTAGCAGTCATTGGGGATTGGttcaatcttatttttaaatg GATATTATTTGGTCATCGGCCTTACTGGTGGGTCCAAGAAACTCAGATTTACCCAAATCACTCAAGTCCATGCCTTGAACAGTTCCCCACTACATGTGAAACTGGTCCAG GAAGTCCATCTGGCCATGCAATGGGTTCATCGTGTGTCTGGTATGTCATGGTGACAGCGGCCCTGAGCCACACCATCAGTCAGATGGACAAGTCTTTTATCACTCTGCACAG
- the SPC25 gene encoding kinetochore protein Spc25 has translation MVEDELALFDKSINEFWNKFKSTVSDTSCQMVGLRDAYKDSIKAFAEKLSVKLKEEERMVEMFLEYQNQICRQNKLIQEKKENLLKLIGEVKDKKQEVEALTATIQDLKEEYARKKETISTANKANGERLKRLQKSADLYKDRLGLEIRKIYGDKLQFIFTDIDPKHPDRPFMFSLCLNEARDYEVSDSAPYLECLAEFQENVRQTNNFSAFLANVRKAFTAMVYN, from the exons ATGGTAGAGGATGAACTGGCACTATTTGATAAAAGCATAAATGAATTTTGGAATAAATTCAAAAGCACTGTCAGTGACACCTCCTGTCAGATGGTGGGACTAAGAGATGCCTACAAGGACTCAATTAAAGCATTTGCAG aaaaGCTGTCTGTGAAATTAAAGGAAGAAGAACGGATGGTTGAAATGTTTCTGGAATATCAAAATC AAATCTGCAGACAGAATAAACTCAttcaagagaaaaaggagaatttaTTAAAGCTGATTGGTGaagtaaaagacaaaaaacagGAAGTGGAGGCACTGACTGCAACTATCCAGGATCTTAAGGAAGAATATGCTAGGAAGAAGGAAA CTATTTCCACTGctaacaaagctaatggagagAGGTTGAAAAGGCTACAGAAATCTGCAGACTTGTATAAAGACCGACTTGGACTAGAAATTCGAAAAATTTATG GTGATAAATTGCAGTTTATATTCACTGATATTGACCCTAAGCATCCTGATCGTCCATTTATGTTTTCCCTGTGCCTAAATGAAGCAAGGGACTATGAAG tgtCAGATAGTGCTCCTTATCTTGAGTGCCTCGCAGAATTTCAAGAAAATGTAAGGCAGACCAacaatttttctgcttttcttgccAACGTTCGGAAAGCTTTTACTGCCATGGTTTATAATTAA